The DNA segment TCTTTGCTGACCTTTGCGTTGATGGCTATGTCGCTTAGATAGACTGCTTTTTGAACCTTTTTATCCTTGTTATAATAGGCACTTATAAGATACACTCCGTCTGTTGCACCTGCAAAATCAAGCTTTATTTTGTGCTCTAAAATTTCATTTTTAGCTCCGTCTAGTTCATAGTTTTTGCTAATGATTTGCTTTGTGTAGTTTTGTATATTTTGGTTATCAAAATTTAAAAAATATCTGTAGTTTTCGTCGGTTAATTTTTCTACTACAACCTTTAAATTTGGCACATTTGCACTTTTAATCCCGATAGCTCCCACGCTTGAGATATATGGCTGGTTATTTATAAAATTTACAAAAGCTGGCAGATCAGGCGTTTTAACGCTAAAGATTTGCTCATCTCTAACCAGCAAATACTCATCGCCAAAGCCAGGTAAAATTTTGACCTTATAATCTGTTTGCGGTTTAAATTCATCGCTTATGATATCTATGTAGTAGTTTGCGTCCTTTGGATAAAGTTCGCGGTTTTGACCATAAATATAGGTCATTTCGCCAAGGCTAAATCTATCTATGCCCTCAATTTTTATAAATTTCTTAGCACTATCAAGATTTATCCAGTCTTTTAAAAGCAGTCTAATGCTAAGTTTGCCGTCATCAAGTCCAGCCGTTATAGGATCTGCTAAAACAAGCGTTTTTGCCTCTTTTATGTCTTTAAATGCAACTTCGTCGTTTTTTGTATCTTTGTAGTTTAGCTTCCATTCGTTTAAAAGCTTTGCACCATAAGAGCTTTTAAAGTCTTTTGGCAGGCTAAAAGTAGGGGATTTTATCGGGTTTTCTAGGCTGATTATCACGTCGGTTTTACTTGCCATTTGGGCAGTAAATTTTGCATTATCTACCTTTAAATTTGAGATAACATCGGATAGATTTACGTCATCTATAAATGAGATTATGTATTTTTTATCATCTATTTTTCTTACGTCAATGACGCTAAATTCGTTAGTGCTAAACTGGGCCTTGCTCGTGCCACTTTGACACACATAGCTCATACCTGCGTGTAGATCTTTTGTGTAAAAAATAATGCTATTTTGTCTGTATTCGCTAATGCCATCTATGCTTGGAGTGCAAGAAAAAAGCTTTTCGTGGCTCATTTTGCCAACAAGTTCAGAAGTAAACGGCTTAGTAACGCCAAATTCCAACACAAGTGGATTTTCGCTTTGAATGCTTCCGTCAAATTCAAAGCCAAATAGGTTAATGCCTATTATCACTGGTAAAATCAAGCGTTTTAAACGCATTTTATCTCCTTAAAGTTATCTCTATCTCTGTTAAATTTGAGTTTTCATCTAGGCATTTTAGCTGGTGTTTGCCAAGTGCTAAATTTACGATATTTTCACTGCCGTTTTGAACTTTAATAAAATCGCTGTCGTCAACTTTGTAGTAAATTTTATCACCCAAATAAGCATGGCATTTTAGCATAATTTTGCTGATTTCATCGCTTACAAGGATTGTTTGATTTGAGTACGGGCTAAAAAATACTGGCTTTTTGTTTTTTAATATATCCTTGCAAGGACTTTGTTCTAGCTCTTCTTTTGTCAAAATTTCATTTTTAAGCAAAAAATCAAGCTCTTCTGTTCTTATATATTCGCAACTATCTTTTAATGCTACACCTAAAATTTGCTCATCATCTTGTAAATTTTTACACTCTTTTAGACTAAAAGCGTCAAGGCAAGTTGGCTTTGTCACGATTCCATCAGGTTTTGCGATAAATGATAAATTTTGATTTAAGGATATTAGTTTAAACATATCAAATATTATTTTAGAAGCGTCTTTTAATCCAGTAAGTCCAATCGTCTTTTGAGCGTTAAAATTCCCTATCCAAACGGCAATCGTGTAGTCTTTGTTTATTCCGACTGCGTAAATATCCCTTGAGCCGTAGCTTGTGCCAGTTTTAAAGGCGATTTTTGGCGTATTTTTGGCGTATTGCCAAGCGTTGCCAAGGTATGCTCTGTTTGCCTGGCTTAAAATTTTTGTCGTTAAAAATGCACTTTGTTCGCTTATTAGGCTTATATCTTTAGTTTGTTTATTTACCAGTTCCCCAGCAAATTCAAGTGGCTTTAAAACGCCGTTGTTTGCGTATATCGTGTAAAGATGAGCCAAATTTAAAAGGCTCATCTCAGAGCTTCCTAAAACTATACTTGCCCCGTAATACTCCTTTTCATACTCTACCAAATTTGCCGTTTGTAAAAGCTCGTAAAGCGAGTTTTGCCCAAGCTTTGTATTTAGGCTAATAACTGGGATATTTAGGCTAAATCTTAACGCGTCAGCCGCACTAATAACGCCTAAAAAGCCGTCGTTAAAATTTTTAGGCACATACTCATTTAATGCGATTTGAGTGTCGATAAGCTTGGTTTTTGGCGTGATTAGTCCGTTATCAAGTGCAAGTGAAAAGACAAATGGTTTTAGTGTGCTTCCTACGTTTCGCTTCATATTTAGGGCACTATTTTTGCCGTCTTTTGAGCCTTGATCGTGTGAGCCAACAAACGCAACTACGCTCATTTTGCTATTATCTATAACTACCGCAGCAGCGTTGTTTGCGTTTTTATCTTTTAGATCAAGCATAGCGTTTTTTAATACGATATTTAGTTGATTTTGCAAATTTAGATTCAAATTTGTCTTTTCTAGTCCGTTTTTTAGGGCAACATCGCTAAATTCTGGTGCGTGATAGGGTAGGGCTTTTTTTACATTAAAAAACGGCTCATCTTGTGCCCTTTTAAACGCACTTTTATCTATGATATTTGCTTTGTAAAGCATTTTTATGACACGATTTTTTAGTCGATTTATGTCTGATTTTCTATCCAAGCGATTTTTGTTTGGATTTTTAGGTATCGTGCTAAGAAGTGCCATTTGAGCGTAGCTTAGCTCGTTTAGTTCACGTCCAAAATAGCTTAAAGACGCAGCTTTTACACCCTCTATATTTCCGCCGTATGGTGCTAGGTTAAAGTAAAATTTTAAAATTTCATCTTTGCTAAAACGCCACTCAAGTTGAAGTGCTATGAAAATTTCTTTAATCTTGTTTTTGTAGCTTCGCTCATTTTGCCCTAGCATTCTTGCTACTTGCATAGTTATGGTGCTTGCCCCTATGCGGTTTTGAGATTTTAGATTGTGAAAAGTAGCTCTGATTATCGAAAGTGGATTTATGCCAAAATGGTAATAAAAGTAGCGATCCTCAAATAATATGACGCTATTTTTTAAAATTTCAGGGATATTGCTAGTATAAAACCTAAGTGCTCCATCATCTGATAGTTTTATGCGTAAAATTTCGCCATTTTTATCATATACGATTTTGCTTTGGCTTTTATTTAGTGCGTCTAAATTTAGAGGAAACATAGCGTCTAAAACCAAAAAAATAGCAAAAAATACTATAAAAAAGGCTGTTGTAAATTTTAAAATTTTAAAAAACATAGAGGCGATTATATCCTAAATTTATATGCAGTTTGATATAATCTGCGATTTTGGAGATACGTAATGCCACTTTCAAAGTTAAACAAGGAGCAATATACTGCAGCAACCGCACCGGCAGGGGCAAATTTAGTCATAGCAAGTGCAGGTACTGGCAAAACTAGCACGATAGTTGCCCGTATAGCTCATCTTTTAAATTTAGGCACAATGCCTGAGAAAATTCTGCTTTTAACCTTTACAAACAAAGCTGCAACCGAGATGATAGAGCGTCTTGGTAGATTTTTTGATAAAAGCGTAACCGAGAAAATAACGGCGGGGACGTTTCACTCAGTATCTTTTACCCTTTTAAAAGGTCTTGGAAAAAATATCGTCTTAAAACAACCAAGTGAGCTTAAAATTTTACTAAAAAGCCTAGTTGAACGTCGTAAATTTCATCATTTAAGCGATGTTAAACCTTATGGCGGGGCGTATCTTTATGACGTGTATTCTTTGTATCAAAACAGCGAAACTAAGCTTGGTTTTCATGATTACTTTATAGCTAAAAACGACGAACAGGCAGTTTATGCTGAAATTTATGATGATGTTTTGCGTGAGTTTGAGCAAGAAAAAGAGAAATTTGGTTATGTTGATTTTAACGATTTGCTTATAAAAATGCGAAACGAGCTTAGAAATGGTGCAAATATCGAATATGACGAAATTTTAATCGATGAGTATCAAGACACAAACACGCTTCAAGGCTCACTCATAGACGCTTTTAATACAAAAAGTCTATTTTGCGTGGGCGATTTTGACCAAAGTATTTATGCTTTTAATGGGGCAAATATCGAGATTATCGGTTCGTTTAAGGATCGTTTTAAGGACGCAAACATCTATGCTTTGAATGTAAATTATCGCTCAAGTGCTCCGATTTTGGCTCTTGCAAATAAGGTCATATCAAACAATCCACGCCTTTATGAGAAAAATTTGGTCGTTAGTCGTGAGGGCGAGTTTAAGCCGCCAAGACTTCTTGTTTATAACGAGTTAATAGATCAGTATCAAAATATTGCTGACATCATATCTTTAAGCCCAGTAAAACGTGAAAATATCGCCATAATTTTTCGCAATAACTCATCTGCTGACGGGCTTGAAATAGCCCTGAGAGAACGCGGAATAAGCGCTAAAAGAAAGGGTGGAACTAGCTTTTTTGAAAGTCGCGAAGTAAAGGCGATAATAGACCTTATGGGTATGCTTATAAATCCACGCGATATAATGGCGTTTATACATATTTTTGAGTATGCAAAGGGTATTGGAAGTGCGGTTGCTAAAGAGCTTTTTGACGCCCTTATGAAGCTTGGGCATAAAAGCGTTGTAGATGGAATTTTAAGACCAGATATGAACGTAAATATCGCTAGTAATAAAAGGCGAAATTATCAGCTTGGGCTTTTTGATGATATTGATGAATTTAGCGATGTGGCTAGGTTTTCTAACCTTGAGTTTGATAAAAATTTTAGCTCACATCCCGCTTTAAAAATGCAAAAATTAACTGAAGGTGGAGCGGTATTTTTGCACGAAATTTATAAGCTTTTTGGGAAAATTTTTGCCAATCTTACGCCAAGTGTCGTAATAAGTGAGATAAAAAATAGCAAAATTTACGAACTTATAGTTGATAATCTAGCCACAAAACGAGCTACTTTAAAAAATGGAAACGTTGATATAACCCTGTTTAACGACGCAAAAGAGCGGATAATGCGTAAGGCGAGTTTGCTTTTTGAGATGAGCAAAAACTACAAAGATACGCATAAATTTTATAACTTTATGACGCTTGGAAGTAGTGAGATGAGCGAGGGGCAGGGTGTGAATTTGCTAAGTGTGCACGCTAGCAAGGGGCTTGAGTTTGAGCTAGTTTTTGTGGTGGATTTGGCACAAAATAGATTCCCAAATTTAAAACTTATGAGTATGGGTGGCAGTCTTGAGGAGGAAAGAAGGCTATTTTATGTGGCTGTTACACGTGCTAAAGATGAACTTTATCTTAGCTATGCAAGATTTGATAAGATAAAAAAGGTAAATTATCTGCCAAGTTGCTTTTTGGTTGAGGCTGGTATGGCAAAACCTGAAATGGTGTAAAGGGTTTTTGAAGTAATAAATGGTTTCATATATTGTCAGTTACGCTATCTTATCCCATTTGTTTTAATTTTGATATTTTTGTGGCTAAGACTCCATAGTTTGGTATATCTTATACATGCGTTATTATTTTTTTACTTATTAAACTGAATTGATGAAACAGGATAAGTCAATACGCAAAAGCGGTACTATCTATGTGCCTTTTTTAAGGGTTAAAAAAATATTTTTATATTTCAAAAATTCAGAAAAGATTTTAACTCTATTATCAAAGATGAAGTCACAGGCAAAACAAGAGAAATAGAACTAAACGAAACAGAGTATATCATAGAGCAAAATTATCTTTTTTGGGATTTTAAAAATAGTATTATTGTTTATCAAAAAACAACTGGTGGCTTCAGCGCAACTTCGTTTGAAACCTATGTAAAGGAACTTTTAAGAGGCAAATTTAAAAATGATTTTTTTGCTTTAAAGCCGATAATTTCTTGCAATGGTTATGAGAAAATAATTAATTCAGACATTATAAAATCATACGATATTGCACTATCTAATCCGTCAGTAAAGATTTTACAAGAGATTGGGTTTGATGATAAAGGAATACTAAAAATAGACAATGACGATCTTGGGCGAATAGAGATAAGGGTAACTGCTAAAAAAGGCAGGGGTTTACTTGGAGCAGAAATTTTTAAAAAATTATTAGGAAGTAAAGAAAAATATAGTAAAATGCGAGTAAAGCCGTCAAAATCTTATCTAAAAAGTGGTGTTTTAATTGATTTATTAGATGAGTTTTATATGGTGTCGGTAAATGTTTGAGA comes from the Campylobacter mucosalis genome and includes:
- the pbpC gene encoding penicillin-binding protein 1C, whose protein sequence is MFFKILKFTTAFFIVFFAIFLVLDAMFPLNLDALNKSQSKIVYDKNGEILRIKLSDDGALRFYTSNIPEILKNSVILFEDRYFYYHFGINPLSIIRATFHNLKSQNRIGASTITMQVARMLGQNERSYKNKIKEIFIALQLEWRFSKDEILKFYFNLAPYGGNIEGVKAASLSYFGRELNELSYAQMALLSTIPKNPNKNRLDRKSDINRLKNRVIKMLYKANIIDKSAFKRAQDEPFFNVKKALPYHAPEFSDVALKNGLEKTNLNLNLQNQLNIVLKNAMLDLKDKNANNAAAVVIDNSKMSVVAFVGSHDQGSKDGKNSALNMKRNVGSTLKPFVFSLALDNGLITPKTKLIDTQIALNEYVPKNFNDGFLGVISAADALRFSLNIPVISLNTKLGQNSLYELLQTANLVEYEKEYYGASIVLGSSEMSLLNLAHLYTIYANNGVLKPLEFAGELVNKQTKDISLISEQSAFLTTKILSQANRAYLGNAWQYAKNTPKIAFKTGTSYGSRDIYAVGINKDYTIAVWIGNFNAQKTIGLTGLKDASKIIFDMFKLISLNQNLSFIAKPDGIVTKPTCLDAFSLKECKNLQDDEQILGVALKDSCEYIRTEELDFLLKNEILTKEELEQSPCKDILKNKKPVFFSPYSNQTILVSDEISKIMLKCHAYLGDKIYYKVDDSDFIKVQNGSENIVNLALGKHQLKCLDENSNLTEIEITLRR
- a CDS encoding ATP-dependent helicase, whose protein sequence is MPLSKLNKEQYTAATAPAGANLVIASAGTGKTSTIVARIAHLLNLGTMPEKILLLTFTNKAATEMIERLGRFFDKSVTEKITAGTFHSVSFTLLKGLGKNIVLKQPSELKILLKSLVERRKFHHLSDVKPYGGAYLYDVYSLYQNSETKLGFHDYFIAKNDEQAVYAEIYDDVLREFEQEKEKFGYVDFNDLLIKMRNELRNGANIEYDEILIDEYQDTNTLQGSLIDAFNTKSLFCVGDFDQSIYAFNGANIEIIGSFKDRFKDANIYALNVNYRSSAPILALANKVISNNPRLYEKNLVVSREGEFKPPRLLVYNELIDQYQNIADIISLSPVKRENIAIIFRNNSSADGLEIALRERGISAKRKGGTSFFESREVKAIIDLMGMLINPRDIMAFIHIFEYAKGIGSAVAKELFDALMKLGHKSVVDGILRPDMNVNIASNKRRNYQLGLFDDIDEFSDVARFSNLEFDKNFSSHPALKMQKLTEGGAVFLHEIYKLFGKIFANLTPSVVISEIKNSKIYELIVDNLATKRATLKNGNVDITLFNDAKERIMRKASLLFEMSKNYKDTHKFYNFMTLGSSEMSEGQGVNLLSVHASKGLEFELVFVVDLAQNRFPNLKLMSMGGSLEEERRLFYVAVTRAKDELYLSYARFDKIKKVNYLPSCFLVEAGMAKPEMV
- a CDS encoding DUF6731 family protein, giving the protein MKDEVTGKTREIELNETEYIIEQNYLFWDFKNSIIVYQKTTGGFSATSFETYVKELLRGKFKNDFFALKPIISCNGYEKIINSDIIKSYDIALSNPSVKILQEIGFDDKGILKIDNDDLGRIEIRVTAKKGRGLLGAEIFKKLLGSKEKYSKMRVKPSKSYLKSGVLIDLLDEFYMVSVNV